In Gemmata obscuriglobus, a single genomic region encodes these proteins:
- a CDS encoding DUF58 domain-containing protein yields the protein MSNPLDAAVLSRIDRLEIEARQFVEGYLAGKHRSPRQGLAVEFAQHREYAPGDDVKHIDWAVYARTKRYFMKQYEQETNLVAWVVVDASESMAYASAARSKYELACSAAAAMAYLVLQQADTVGVSLVAGGVRAFLRPSGQSNQLREACRVMATGPFSDGAGAARGMDELAGRTGRRGIVFVFSDLLDDVPDLLAALQHLRYQKHEVVLFHTLDAAELDFPFRQTTLFKGLEGMPEVLTDPAGVRDSYLKALHAHIDSIESGCRRLEIDYVRLRTDADLGHDLAAYLQKRHGR from the coding sequence ATGTCGAACCCGCTCGACGCCGCCGTTCTGTCCCGAATCGACCGCCTGGAGATCGAGGCGCGGCAGTTCGTGGAAGGCTACCTCGCGGGCAAGCACCGCAGCCCGCGCCAGGGGCTGGCGGTGGAGTTCGCGCAGCACCGCGAGTACGCGCCGGGCGACGACGTGAAGCACATCGACTGGGCCGTGTACGCGCGGACCAAACGGTACTTCATGAAGCAGTACGAGCAGGAGACGAACCTCGTCGCGTGGGTCGTTGTGGACGCCAGCGAGTCGATGGCGTACGCCTCCGCGGCCCGCAGCAAGTACGAACTCGCGTGCTCGGCGGCGGCCGCGATGGCCTACCTCGTGCTCCAGCAGGCCGACACCGTGGGCGTCAGTTTGGTGGCCGGCGGGGTGCGTGCATTCCTGCGACCGTCCGGCCAGTCGAACCAGCTCCGCGAGGCGTGTCGCGTGATGGCGACCGGCCCCTTTTCCGACGGGGCCGGGGCCGCACGCGGGATGGACGAACTGGCGGGGCGCACCGGGCGGCGCGGGATCGTGTTCGTGTTCAGCGACCTGCTCGACGACGTACCGGATCTTCTCGCGGCACTACAGCACCTCCGCTACCAGAAACACGAGGTGGTGCTGTTTCACACGCTCGACGCGGCCGAACTCGATTTTCCGTTCCGCCAGACGACGCTGTTCAAGGGCCTTGAGGGGATGCCGGAAGTCCTCACCGACCCGGCCGGCGTTCGTGACAGCTATTTGAAAGCGCTCCACGCGCACATCGATTCGATCGAGAGCGGCTGTCGGCGGTTGGAGATCGACTACGTCCGGCTCCGCACCGACGCCGACCTCGGGCACGACCTCGCCGCGTACCTTCAGAAGCGTCACGGGCGGTAA
- a CDS encoding IS66-like element ISGob2 family transposase, translating to MGATPPIPEELWNQLPAAAQAAVSAVIAALEARVAALEARLNQSPSNSSKPPSSDGPQVKPAPPRKGTGKARGGQPGHPKRTRPDLPPDTVLELRPEVCAGCSGALAGTDPEPIRHQVLELPAVRPQVTEYRRHRLTCPRCARVTCPPLPPGVRGGYGPRTQAACAVLTGAYRLGKRGVARVLRDLFGVPISPGAVCHLQDRTAGAREPVTTAVHAHLTGRSANVDETGWREGRSRAWLWVAVADRLTGFVIRRSRARKVLGELIPGTPGVLTTDRYSVYDHLSPDRRQVCWAHLRRDFQAMIDRGNDGSPIGTALLASADALLGAWPRVRDGTLSRARFVSHHLGGVRAAVYAQLGRGRTCGCAITAGVCRELLRFGGALYTFARVDGVEPTNNAAERALRHAVCWRKTSYGTDSERGSRFVERVLTVVASCQQQGRNVLTFLTDAIQAARNGTPVPSLLPGTHRHPVNGYAGSGAAHEQ from the coding sequence ATGGGCGCAACCCCGCCAATCCCTGAGGAGCTCTGGAACCAACTGCCGGCGGCGGCCCAGGCCGCCGTGTCGGCGGTAATTGCGGCCCTGGAAGCCCGGGTTGCGGCCCTGGAAGCCCGTCTCAACCAGAGCCCGTCCAACTCGTCCAAGCCCCCGTCCTCCGACGGCCCGCAGGTGAAGCCGGCACCGCCTCGGAAAGGAACCGGGAAGGCCCGGGGCGGACAACCCGGGCACCCCAAGCGGACCCGCCCGGACCTGCCCCCGGACACGGTCCTCGAGTTGCGGCCCGAGGTGTGCGCCGGGTGCTCCGGTGCGCTCGCCGGGACCGATCCCGAGCCCATTCGCCACCAGGTGCTCGAGTTACCCGCGGTGCGGCCCCAGGTGACCGAGTACCGGCGACACCGGCTCACCTGCCCCCGTTGCGCGCGGGTCACATGCCCACCATTGCCACCCGGGGTGCGGGGCGGATACGGCCCCCGGACCCAGGCCGCCTGCGCGGTCCTGACCGGGGCGTACCGACTCGGCAAGCGGGGCGTCGCGCGGGTGCTGAGGGACCTGTTCGGGGTGCCGATCAGCCCGGGTGCCGTGTGCCACCTCCAGGACCGCACCGCGGGCGCCCGGGAGCCGGTCACCACGGCGGTCCACGCCCACCTCACGGGGAGGTCCGCGAACGTGGACGAGACCGGATGGCGCGAGGGCCGGAGCCGGGCCTGGCTGTGGGTCGCGGTGGCCGACCGGTTGACCGGGTTCGTGATCCGCCGGTCCCGAGCCCGCAAGGTGTTGGGCGAGCTGATCCCGGGAACCCCGGGTGTGCTCACCACCGACCGGTACTCGGTGTACGACCACCTGTCACCGGACCGGCGCCAGGTGTGTTGGGCGCACCTGCGGCGGGACTTCCAGGCGATGATCGACCGGGGCAACGACGGGTCCCCGATCGGGACCGCCCTGTTGGCCTCGGCCGATGCGCTCCTGGGCGCGTGGCCCCGGGTGCGAGACGGGACGTTGAGCCGGGCCCGGTTCGTGTCCCATCACCTGGGCGGGGTTCGGGCGGCCGTCTACGCCCAACTGGGGCGCGGGCGCACGTGCGGGTGCGCGATCACCGCGGGCGTGTGCCGCGAGTTGCTTCGGTTCGGTGGAGCCCTGTACACGTTCGCCCGGGTGGACGGCGTCGAGCCCACCAACAACGCGGCCGAGCGGGCCCTGCGCCACGCGGTGTGCTGGCGCAAGACCAGTTACGGCACCGACTCCGAACGCGGCTCCCGATTCGTCGAGCGGGTGCTCACCGTCGTCGCCTCGTGCCAGCAGCAAGGCCGAAACGTGCTCACCTTCCTCACCGACGCCATTCAGGCCGCACGAAACGGCACACCCGTGCCCTCACTCCTTCCCGGCACCCATCGCCACCCCGTGAACGGATACGCGGGCTCAGGTGCGGCTCACGAGCAATAG
- a CDS encoding response regulator codes for MTTLYDAGRPQERRPGVLLIDPDPTARASLARGLEGAGWHVWAVDGSTAMETYRLHRDNIDVALVDLQFPGLQGGRLLAELGQVAPELTRCAMSGGVKAYTASAYRRMSGTPLFAKPLDPRALAAALHDLLLVSRT; via the coding sequence GTGACCACCTTGTATGACGCGGGCCGCCCCCAGGAGCGGCGGCCCGGTGTTCTGCTGATCGACCCGGACCCGACCGCCCGGGCTAGCCTGGCCCGCGGGCTCGAGGGCGCCGGCTGGCACGTGTGGGCCGTGGACGGCAGCACCGCCATGGAAACGTACCGACTGCACCGGGACAATATTGACGTTGCGCTGGTGGACCTTCAGTTCCCGGGCCTTCAGGGCGGGCGACTGCTCGCCGAACTGGGGCAGGTGGCTCCCGAACTGACCCGGTGTGCGATGTCCGGCGGGGTGAAGGCGTACACCGCATCCGCGTACCGGCGGATGAGCGGCACCCCTCTGTTCGCCAAACCGCTCGACCCGCGTGCGCTGGCCGCGGCCCTCCATGACCTATTGCTCGTGAGCCGCACCTGA
- a CDS encoding PQQ-binding-like beta-propeller repeat protein: MNRAARAAATLALLTLAGAAAAQPASAPAPESAAVRGASAQTRKRLLEIEQKLAAGKHADAADDLQRVLDESGGDLIPPEVNQSHPTARRLAHQLLSRLSPDVLRTYRDRIDQPAKRLLAQAKEGRDPQPLYQLLDRYFVSRPAGEALLLLGDLLFERGEFRGAESVWRQLLPDAGADLVYPDSSTDPALVRARIVLALAVGGQPSRAKDALDGFKQKHPNATGALAGKTGLLADTLQAVLDAKPQLAPEPSAESWATFGGGPDRAGRVPGGVPRDWGRASWSARLPAVPRREANNPPARQPFGHPVIANGEVFVADASRVYRFDLRSGKPRPYFSSEVKVKSDLPGYSVDACASLTAADGRLYARFGPPAVRTPEDLSRGDAEESYLACLRPTEDEIEPVWKLPPPEDRKVPAAWEGAPLVVGKRLWAVYAKFEGGRVVHVAVCYDPVGDRTPDRPAWATELCDSAQPVSGAGRTRQELLTLCGRNLVFCSNTGAVVAVDAATGQRAWAFRYPRSRKSNYAGDPSPAVAFGGRVLVAPADGERVYCLDGATGGVVWGSGPTEGARILGVARGRVIVTVTGPLAGLRGLDLDTGSHHREDGGWVQGGTLSYGQGVVTDDVILWPSRAGLYFVRPENGFPTPGRPNPLPAPLPTFARPENGLPPSGRSNPMTGDLLENRTFFGNLAYADGTLVVVTHAQIWGYRAESYKIVPRSDTPADLFHWLIDRSERDLAAGNTAACFTALTEAATGNFPPQLRAWAAARMVQLSPRAGELPTTVRRALPPALMSEWVLTAEGLPVTLETFVSEHLHRPTRAPSVPVMSPATPPCPPALAPRSERDHTWQTPSGMCPLLSIPGSTEPPQRLFMAGGDKVLAVPLNQGAETEHAATELFTHAADLPDGFLAVGPRIVALYGTARDPVWIFRAPVTARLTPGALPYQLRAGADTLGPYLSSFRLAGSWLVARLGEFHLIALDLGARRVAWVLAATGDSGYESVMFATTPRFEPHFATANRFVVAQLSDGQLWFVRLDTGRFETQPPHPTGTALASWPHAPVEISGGHLALADGAGHVRLVDLGGPNDVPPIALPVPGRGRFVVFTPGLRTKWVFAAERPEGLAGEPPQVRAFGAELLIAVRRNYGVDLEPVSAADGKSLWHEPAFLDADHIDLSGVDADADRIYVPVGNKVVALAREDGTPAWSVTLPDAGDAGWAVRVGKSGLIAHPRQAPTREPVADVLARLSRSFRREPHLWRLPGLAATLYDAWVDRVVPVVLLDPETGTRTGRFNVPARGPGLAVWFGPNATVIATGDRVVWLK; encoded by the coding sequence ATGAACCGGGCCGCCCGCGCCGCCGCAACACTGGCCCTGCTGACCCTCGCCGGCGCTGCCGCCGCGCAACCGGCCTCGGCCCCCGCGCCGGAATCGGCCGCCGTCCGCGGCGCGTCGGCTCAGACCCGCAAGCGGTTGCTGGAGATCGAGCAGAAACTGGCCGCCGGCAAGCACGCGGACGCGGCCGATGACCTCCAGCGCGTGCTCGACGAGTCGGGCGGCGACCTCATCCCGCCCGAAGTGAACCAGTCGCACCCGACCGCGCGGCGGCTGGCCCACCAGCTCCTGAGCCGACTCAGCCCGGACGTGCTGCGGACCTACCGGGACCGGATCGATCAGCCCGCGAAGCGGCTGCTGGCACAAGCGAAGGAGGGGCGCGACCCGCAGCCGCTCTACCAGCTCCTCGACCGCTACTTCGTCTCGCGCCCCGCGGGCGAGGCGCTGCTCCTTCTCGGCGACCTGCTGTTCGAGCGCGGCGAGTTCCGCGGCGCGGAGTCCGTGTGGCGGCAACTGTTGCCGGACGCAGGCGCGGACCTCGTGTACCCCGATTCCAGCACCGATCCGGCACTTGTGCGTGCGCGAATCGTTCTCGCGCTGGCGGTCGGCGGTCAGCCCTCCCGTGCGAAGGACGCTCTCGACGGGTTTAAGCAGAAGCACCCGAACGCGACCGGCGCGCTCGCGGGCAAAACCGGGCTGCTGGCTGACACACTTCAGGCGGTTCTGGACGCCAAGCCGCAACTCGCCCCGGAGCCGTCGGCCGAGTCGTGGGCCACGTTCGGCGGCGGCCCGGACCGAGCGGGGCGCGTGCCCGGCGGCGTCCCCCGCGACTGGGGCCGGGCGTCGTGGTCCGCGCGCCTCCCCGCGGTCCCGCGGCGCGAGGCGAACAACCCGCCGGCGCGCCAGCCGTTCGGACACCCTGTCATCGCTAACGGCGAGGTGTTCGTTGCGGACGCCAGTCGCGTGTACCGGTTCGACCTGCGGAGCGGCAAGCCGCGCCCGTACTTCTCTTCGGAGGTGAAAGTAAAGTCGGATCTACCGGGCTACTCGGTCGACGCCTGCGCGTCACTCACCGCGGCCGACGGGCGCCTGTACGCTCGGTTCGGCCCGCCGGCGGTTCGCACGCCCGAGGACCTTTCGAGGGGCGATGCCGAGGAATCGTATCTTGCGTGCCTGCGACCGACCGAGGACGAAATCGAGCCGGTGTGGAAGCTCCCCCCGCCCGAGGACCGGAAGGTGCCGGCCGCCTGGGAAGGCGCGCCGCTCGTGGTCGGGAAGCGGCTGTGGGCCGTGTACGCCAAGTTCGAGGGCGGACGGGTGGTTCACGTCGCGGTCTGTTACGACCCGGTCGGCGACCGAACCCCGGACCGCCCCGCGTGGGCAACCGAGCTCTGTGACAGCGCCCAGCCGGTCTCGGGCGCCGGCCGGACGCGCCAGGAACTGCTCACCCTCTGTGGGCGGAACCTCGTGTTCTGCTCCAACACCGGCGCGGTCGTCGCGGTGGACGCCGCGACCGGACAGCGGGCGTGGGCGTTTCGCTACCCGCGCTCGCGTAAGAGCAACTACGCGGGCGACCCCAGCCCGGCGGTCGCGTTCGGCGGTCGGGTGCTGGTCGCGCCGGCCGACGGCGAACGCGTGTATTGCCTCGACGGCGCCACCGGCGGTGTGGTCTGGGGCTCCGGCCCGACGGAAGGGGCACGAATCCTGGGGGTCGCGCGGGGGCGGGTCATCGTCACGGTGACCGGGCCGCTCGCGGGGCTGCGCGGGCTGGACCTGGACACTGGCTCGCACCACCGTGAGGACGGCGGCTGGGTGCAGGGCGGTACGCTTTCTTACGGCCAAGGGGTTGTCACCGACGACGTGATCTTGTGGCCGTCGCGCGCCGGGCTGTACTTTGTGCGCCCCGAAAATGGGTTTCCCACCCCCGGCCGCCCGAACCCGCTCCCCGCGCCGCTCCCCACCTTCGCACGCCCCGAAAACGGTCTGCCCCCTTCGGGTCGCTCGAATCCAATGACCGGAGATCTACTCGAGAACCGAACGTTCTTCGGGAATTTGGCTTACGCCGACGGCACGCTCGTCGTGGTCACGCACGCACAAATTTGGGGATACCGTGCCGAGTCGTACAAGATCGTCCCGCGATCGGACACGCCGGCGGACCTGTTTCACTGGCTCATCGACCGGTCGGAGCGCGACCTGGCCGCGGGCAACACGGCCGCGTGCTTTACGGCCCTCACGGAAGCCGCGACGGGTAACTTCCCGCCCCAGTTGCGCGCGTGGGCCGCGGCCCGGATGGTGCAACTGTCGCCGCGCGCAGGGGAACTCCCCACGACCGTGCGCCGTGCTCTTCCCCCCGCCCTCATGTCCGAATGGGTTCTCACGGCCGAGGGGCTTCCGGTGACGCTCGAAACCTTCGTGAGCGAGCACCTTCACCGCCCAACACGTGCGCCATCGGTTCCCGTAATGAGCCCCGCTACCCCGCCGTGCCCGCCGGCACTGGCGCCGCGGTCCGAGCGCGATCACACATGGCAGACGCCCTCGGGTATGTGCCCATTACTTTCGATCCCGGGTTCAACGGAGCCCCCCCAACGGCTGTTCATGGCCGGTGGCGACAAGGTACTTGCGGTGCCGCTCAATCAGGGCGCCGAAACGGAACACGCCGCCACGGAACTGTTCACTCACGCAGCGGATCTGCCGGACGGCTTTCTGGCGGTAGGTCCGCGGATCGTCGCGCTGTACGGTACGGCCCGCGATCCGGTTTGGATTTTTCGGGCGCCGGTCACGGCAAGACTCACGCCAGGGGCCTTGCCCTACCAACTACGCGCCGGTGCCGACACGCTCGGACCGTACCTGTCGTCCTTTCGGCTCGCGGGCTCGTGGCTCGTGGCGCGGCTCGGCGAGTTCCACCTCATCGCGCTCGACCTCGGCGCCCGGCGGGTGGCATGGGTGCTGGCGGCGACCGGCGACAGCGGGTATGAATCGGTGATGTTCGCTACGACTCCCAGGTTCGAGCCGCATTTCGCGACAGCAAACCGGTTCGTGGTCGCACAGCTCTCCGACGGTCAGCTCTGGTTCGTGCGGCTCGACACCGGCCGGTTCGAAACGCAACCGCCCCACCCAACCGGCACGGCGCTGGCGAGTTGGCCGCACGCGCCGGTGGAGATCTCGGGCGGGCACCTCGCGCTCGCTGACGGGGCCGGCCACGTGCGGCTCGTTGATCTGGGCGGACCGAACGACGTTCCGCCGATCGCGCTTCCCGTACCGGGGCGGGGCCGGTTCGTCGTGTTCACACCGGGCCTTCGCACCAAATGGGTGTTCGCGGCCGAGCGCCCCGAGGGGCTGGCCGGCGAACCGCCGCAGGTGCGTGCGTTCGGTGCCGAACTGCTCATCGCCGTGCGCCGCAATTACGGAGTGGACCTCGAACCGGTTAGCGCGGCCGACGGCAAGTCTCTATGGCACGAGCCCGCGTTCCTCGACGCCGATCACATTGACCTGTCCGGCGTCGACGCGGACGCCGATCGTATTTACGTTCCCGTTGGGAACAAGGTGGTGGCGCTCGCACGAGAAGACGGCACGCCCGCGTGGTCGGTCACGCTGCCGGACGCCGGCGACGCGGGGTGGGCGGTGCGGGTCGGGAAATCGGGCCTGATCGCCCACCCTCGCCAAGCGCCCACGCGCGAGCCGGTGGCGGATGTTCTGGCGCGGCTGTCACGATCGTTCCGGCGGGAACCGCACCTGTGGCGGCTCCCCGGGCTCGCCGCAACGCTGTATGATGCGTGGGTCGATCGTGTGGTGCCCGTGGTGCTCCTCGACCCCGAGACGGGCACGCGCACGGGCCGCTTCAACGTCCCGGCCCGAGGCCCCGGCTTGGCCGTGTGGTTCGGCCCGAATGCCACCGTGATCGCAACCGGCGACCGGGTCGTTTGGTTGAAATAG
- a CDS encoding DUF1549 domain-containing protein, with the protein MWGRNVLFAAVVLGSALSLWASLFPLSAPRRKITFDAAPTERPDFRVTVAKVNRAFRDQWAEKGLVPAPLAADLTVARRLSLALTGSVPSLEDVRQFEEQSPEMRVEGWAHHLLKDRRFADYFADRLARAYIGTEDGPPVVYRKRKFIAWLSDEFLKNTSYAEVVTQMIAAQGLNTDVPAVNFVAAGYDDNKEAPDPEKLAVRVSRAFLGLRIDCAQCHDHFLEPTWKQTHFQALAAFFGQTRHVVTNITDAATGEYGFEDRVAGGRHEIGPGVPFLPELLPATGTRRSRLAAWVTDTKNVYFARATVNRVWAMLFGRPLTNRIEAQTLAEMSDEQAPPALRILGDDFAAHGHDIRRLILLISSLDVFRLDSAAAFEITESHDEAWAVFPLSRLRPEQVIGNVIQAASVKTIDQQSHVFVRLARYFSEKDFVARYGDADDDEFARSSGTIPQRLLVMNGDLVDGKANEELLSASAQIAMFAPDDRAAVEAAYLTVLTRRPTPKESHHFATRLANTSGDERRRRLADLYWALFNSTELSWNH; encoded by the coding sequence ATGTGGGGCCGAAACGTCCTATTCGCCGCGGTCGTACTCGGCTCAGCTCTCTCGCTGTGGGCGAGCCTGTTTCCACTATCCGCACCCAGGCGCAAGATCACGTTCGACGCAGCCCCGACCGAGCGGCCCGACTTCCGTGTCACGGTCGCGAAGGTGAACCGCGCATTTCGGGACCAGTGGGCCGAAAAAGGGCTCGTCCCTGCCCCACTCGCTGCTGACCTCACCGTGGCCCGCCGGCTGTCGCTCGCGCTCACGGGCAGCGTGCCGTCGCTGGAAGATGTCCGCCAGTTCGAGGAGCAATCGCCCGAGATGCGTGTTGAGGGCTGGGCGCATCACCTGCTAAAGGACCGACGGTTCGCCGACTACTTCGCCGACCGACTCGCGCGGGCGTACATCGGCACCGAAGACGGGCCACCCGTCGTGTACCGCAAGCGCAAATTTATCGCGTGGCTGAGCGACGAGTTCCTCAAGAACACCTCGTATGCCGAGGTCGTGACGCAGATGATTGCCGCGCAAGGTCTCAACACGGATGTGCCCGCGGTCAACTTCGTAGCCGCGGGCTACGACGACAACAAGGAAGCCCCTGACCCCGAAAAGCTCGCGGTGCGCGTCAGCCGTGCGTTCCTGGGTCTGCGCATCGACTGCGCGCAGTGCCATGACCACTTCCTCGAACCGACTTGGAAGCAGACGCATTTCCAGGCACTCGCAGCGTTCTTCGGGCAGACGAGACATGTGGTGACCAACATCACGGACGCTGCTACCGGCGAATACGGCTTCGAGGATCGCGTTGCGGGCGGGCGACATGAAATCGGTCCCGGTGTGCCATTTCTGCCGGAGTTGCTGCCCGCCACCGGCACGAGGCGCTCGCGCCTCGCGGCGTGGGTCACCGACACGAAGAACGTCTACTTCGCGCGTGCGACCGTGAACCGTGTGTGGGCCATGCTGTTCGGCCGCCCGCTGACGAACCGGATCGAAGCACAGACGCTTGCAGAGATGAGCGACGAGCAGGCGCCCCCCGCGCTCCGCATTCTGGGGGACGACTTTGCGGCCCACGGGCACGACATCCGCCGGCTCATCCTGCTCATTTCCTCCCTCGACGTGTTTCGGCTCGACAGCGCTGCCGCGTTCGAAATTACCGAGTCTCATGACGAAGCGTGGGCCGTGTTCCCCCTCTCGCGGCTGCGCCCCGAACAAGTGATCGGGAACGTGATCCAGGCCGCAAGTGTGAAAACGATAGACCAGCAATCGCACGTCTTCGTGCGGCTGGCCCGGTACTTCAGCGAGAAGGATTTTGTGGCGCGATACGGCGACGCCGACGACGACGAATTCGCCCGATCCAGTGGCACCATCCCGCAACGCCTACTGGTGATGAACGGTGACCTGGTGGACGGCAAGGCGAATGAAGAACTGTTGAGTGCTTCGGCACAAATCGCAATGTTCGCGCCGGACGATCGCGCCGCGGTCGAAGCGGCTTACCTGACCGTGCTGACGCGCCGACCAACTCCGAAGGAAAGCCACCACTTCGCAACCAGACTTGCGAATACGAGTGGTGACGAACGCAGGCGGCGGCTCGCGGACCTGTACTGGGCGCTCTTCAACAGCACCGAACTCTCATGGAATCACTGA
- a CDS encoding AAA family ATPase yields MSVRAEPVGLSGDDAHAVDQLRAAAERIGEECGKVIVGQKDVMELLLIALLAQGHALLVGVPGLAKTLMIRTLADSMNLTFNRVQFTPDLIPTDITGTRMIEEDPETHRPVFKFLPGPLFANVVLADEVNRTPPKTQSSLLEAMQERQVTVAGVRHLLPDPFFVLATQNPIEQEGTYPLPEAQQDRFMFTVNVGYPSEEEEFRILESTTTASREKPEHVVNGPQLLEMQKLVRRVPAAGFVIRYAMRIARLTRPGTQDGEAPDPNVPDFVKKYVTWGAGPRAGQNLVLAAKARALLHGRTYVATEDVKAVALPVMRHRVVTNYNADADRVTPDEIVKKLLALVPARSAE; encoded by the coding sequence GTGTCTGTTCGAGCGGAACCTGTCGGTCTGAGCGGCGACGACGCCCACGCGGTCGACCAACTGCGCGCCGCGGCCGAGCGGATCGGCGAGGAGTGCGGCAAGGTTATCGTCGGCCAGAAGGACGTGATGGAGCTGCTGCTCATCGCCCTACTGGCGCAAGGGCACGCGCTCCTGGTCGGGGTGCCCGGGCTGGCGAAAACGCTCATGATCCGCACCCTCGCGGACAGCATGAACCTCACGTTCAACCGCGTCCAGTTCACCCCCGACCTGATCCCGACCGACATCACCGGGACGCGGATGATCGAAGAGGACCCGGAGACGCACCGCCCGGTGTTCAAGTTCCTCCCGGGTCCGCTGTTCGCCAACGTGGTGCTCGCCGACGAGGTGAACCGGACGCCGCCCAAGACGCAGTCGTCGCTGCTCGAAGCGATGCAGGAGCGGCAGGTCACGGTCGCGGGCGTCCGGCACCTGCTGCCCGACCCGTTCTTCGTCCTCGCGACCCAGAACCCCATCGAGCAGGAGGGCACTTATCCCCTGCCCGAAGCCCAGCAGGACCGCTTCATGTTCACGGTCAACGTGGGCTACCCGAGCGAGGAGGAGGAGTTCCGCATTCTCGAGTCCACGACGACCGCGAGCCGCGAAAAGCCGGAGCACGTTGTAAACGGGCCGCAGCTGCTGGAGATGCAAAAGCTGGTGCGCCGGGTGCCCGCGGCCGGCTTCGTCATTCGGTACGCGATGCGGATCGCCCGCCTCACCCGTCCCGGCACCCAGGACGGCGAGGCGCCGGACCCGAACGTGCCCGACTTCGTGAAGAAGTACGTGACCTGGGGGGCGGGGCCGCGCGCGGGTCAGAACCTCGTCCTCGCAGCCAAGGCGCGAGCCCTGCTGCACGGTCGCACCTACGTGGCGACCGAGGACGTGAAGGCGGTCGCGCTGCCCGTCATGCGGCACCGGGTCGTCACCAACTACAACGCCGACGCCGACCGCGTCACGCCCGACGAAATTGTGAAAAAGCTGCTCGCGCTGGTCCCGGCGCGTTCGGCCGAATAG
- a CDS encoding transposase yields MTGDSVYGDSPTFVQGGRALGTWYVVDASADARVWVAEPVVVPAGTKGRRGRATTAPHVATKPERVDAVAARLPATAWTRVVVAEGSQGPRIFEYAALWVWFSEEGLPSGRERLLVRRSVGQEPELKCHRSNAPEQITVAKLAPVRGCHWSVEQSFQAAKGECGLDEYETRGWVG; encoded by the coding sequence GTGACCGGGGACAGCGTGTACGGCGACAGCCCGACATTCGTGCAGGGGGGCCGGGCTCTGGGCACGTGGTACGTGGTCGACGCGTCGGCCGACGCGCGGGTGTGGGTGGCCGAGCCGGTGGTCGTGCCGGCGGGCACCAAGGGCCGCCGGGGCCGTGCCACCACCGCGCCCCATGTGGCCACCAAGCCCGAGCGGGTGGACGCGGTGGCCGCGCGGCTCCCGGCCACGGCGTGGACCCGTGTGGTGGTGGCCGAGGGGAGCCAAGGGCCGAGGATCTTCGAGTACGCGGCCCTCTGGGTGTGGTTCAGCGAAGAAGGGCTCCCATCCGGGCGCGAGCGCCTGTTGGTGCGCCGGTCCGTGGGCCAGGAGCCCGAGCTCAAGTGCCACCGGTCCAACGCGCCCGAACAAATCACGGTGGCGAAGTTGGCCCCGGTGCGCGGGTGCCATTGGTCGGTGGAGCAGAGCTTCCAGGCGGCCAAGGGGGAGTGCGGGTTGGACGAGTACGAGACCCGGGGTTGGGTCGGGTAG